The genomic segment GTGCCAAGTCAGAGTCTGCGCTCCAGACGACAGCGTACGTGGCGCTGCACCAATCTCCAGAGCCGTGGCGCGAACGGACTACGTTTTACACTCCATTTCACAGGCTGAACTTGTTTGCTGTTGTCCATGTCATCGTTACAAATTTCATGATAAAAAGCTTATTTATCGACATGATCATTGCCGTTTCATTTGGTTGTTCTAACTACCAACCAGTTGTTGGTCGAtgattttgttgaattacatacAAATTTAAAGAACAGCGCTGTAACGAGGTCTTACCCAAGCCTCCCCCAGAGCTTCCCAGCCAGGGAGACTCCCAGCATATCTTCCCATGGAACACACACCAGCTGGGCAtgatgtcacccacctctccctGCCCACTGATTACATGGCCCATGTACAGGCTTCTAAAACCACAGATACATCTGAAATGTCGGAAACTTGTGTTCGAGACctagaatgaaaacaaaatcacaGCTTTGCCCAAAGCACTCATTTATCATACATCATGtgccatctcctcctccaggagTCCAATGAGACAGACAACCGGTTAACCAATGGTTCCCCCGAGATGAACTCTGAGTTTGAGACGCTGACGGCTAAGTTTCACTTTGTGGACCTGGCCGGGTCAGAGAGACTGAAGAGGACTGGCGCCACGGGGGACAGAGCTAAGGAAGGAATCTCCATCAACTGTGGACTGGTGAGACTGTAAAATAACGTATGCTATAGTTAGTTAAGATTCTGTTCATCATAATGCCTAGTTCTGGTACGATAATGTCAACTCTAATTTATTGATTGCATTTATTGGCCGAGTTTAAATGGATCTCAGCCGAACCAATCTACGATGCTAGAACAGTGCAGGTAAATTTCCCAGATTAGTCTCTAGGAGGTTTTAGAGGATCAGCGTTAATGCAGTGTCCTCCTCTCGGGTGACTCGGGTGAACTGTTTCCATCCAACTATTGAGGAGAACTGGGACACTATGCGAAAGAAAAATAGGAAAGCTACAGAGCCCCCTGGTGGTTGAGAAATAATATACTGATGTTCTGTCAATGCTGTCTGCCATCACCTCTGACCACTGCTGTATGGTGATGGACTGCTCTCTTTCTGCAGCTAGCGCTGGGTAATGTGATCAGTGCTCTAGGGGACAGGAGTAAGAGGTCCACTCACGTGCCTTACAGAGATTCAAAACTCACCCGGCTACTGCAGGACTCACTAGGAGGGAACAGGTGTGTATGTCCTCGTTCTCCATCATATTGAATCAGTCCCTTAGCCCATGACTACGTGCTGTGTGAACAGGGCTGTGGTTTTGCTTTATGGCATTGTTTGTGCCGGTCTCTCTATGGCTTCGTTATCACTGTCATCCAAGCTTTTACGTGGGTATGATTTCATTCTCTGTCAAAGGTCTGTTGATTGAAACCTCATTATGTTTTCAACATGGCCTAATAAAACTGGAATTTTGTAATCATCAGAACAAGGTGGTAACAAAAGCTTGAAACATTCAGCTTCTAATGAAGTCTCTTATCTACCTTCTGCATCTACCTCCCATGTCCCCATCGTCCATCTATCTTTCTGTCGATCCACCACCCCAGTCAAACTGTGATGATAGCATGCATCAGCCCCTCCGACCGGGACTTTATGGAGACCCTGAGCACTCTGAAGTACGCCAACAGAGCCAGGAACATTAGGAACAGGGTGGTGGTGAACCAAGACAAGGCTTCCCAGCAGATCTCTGCCCTGAGGACCGAGATCGCCAGGCTACAGATGGAACTGATGGAGTACAAGACGGTAAGAGGGGGAAATTCACTGTTCATTAAGACTTTAAACCTGGAATCCAAACTGATGGTTCACTGTCACAATTGTGATGATACACTAGCGAAACCAAGCGATATTCCATGTGCACACTTCAGTGTCAAGTTCAACACGGCTAGTCTAGTGTCACGGTGTGTTCCAGTATTACGTACATGTATCTACCATATCCCTGTGGATTGTCTGGGGTTCAGGGTAAACGCATGGTAGGGGAGGACGGCATGGAGAGCGTCAACGACATGGTCCACGAGAACAGCATGCTGCAGACGGAGAACAGTAACCTGAGGATCCGGGTCAAAGCCATGCAGGAGACCATAGACGCCCAGAGGGCCAGACTCACACATTACCTCAGTGACCAGGCCAACCAGGTTCTGGCCAAAGCGGGTGCGTACCAAGAGAGGGATAACGGAGCTCCGGCACCTGGATGATTTGATGTCCGTTCGAGATGGTTCGGGAGTGCTTTGTTTGAGTCTATGGAAAGGAAGTGCTGGAAATGTTCTGACATTTGAGCGTCTTCGCTTTTTCAGGCGAGGGGAGTGAGGAGATCGGGAATATGATCGAGAATTACATCAAAGAAATCGAGGAGCTCAGGTAGGATGTGGGTTCTTGTAGGGTTGGACTGTTGAACGGCAGGCATGGAGGGTTATTACCAATGATTCTGGTGTTTGAGACGCAACATTCTTCTGACCAATGGCTTTGTACCCAGGGCCAAGTTGTTGGAGAGTGAGTCAGTGAACGAAAACCTCCGTAAAAACCTGTCCCGCGCCAACACCCGCTCTTCCCTGTACGGGGGTGGGGGCTCCTTCTCCTCCGCCCACCTCGCCCCAGAGAGAGAGGCGTCCGACATCATCGAGATGGCCAAGAAAGATCTTGAGAAACTGAGAAAGAAGGAAcggaagaaaaagaagaggtaaGTGCTGTAGTTATTCATACTCGCCCCCTCTTGTTTCAGTGCACAGTATATTTCCCTGTGTATTTCACATCCGTTTTATGAAAGtggttgcattctgtttgtcactgtgtgtaACGCTCCCAACTTGTGGATCAAACCACCGTACGAAaaagatttagatttagatgATCGGTGTTAATGATAGGAGTCTGTCATAACATGCCTAGAGGTGTTTAATGATGGTGGTGTGAGCAGTAGAGCTGGTGCTTGGGTGGGGGGAACAGGATTAGAGTGGTGTGGAGAGATTACAGAAGCAGGGGGGACTGGTTTTCGGTTGATTTTCCGGTGTGTCATCTGTAATTCGTTCTGGCACCCGGCCTTTCTCCCTCAGCAGTCACCACTTTTCTGTCTAATGTCAGTCTAATAGCCTCTGTGTGGTTCATGGACGAGGCCCCTCCGGCATGGCTGATGATGGAGACGGCTTCATAACAGGCCCGCTCATGTTAGCCTCCACCTCTaataattcattacatttgtgaAGAGCTTTTTTCACACCCAAGGCGCCAatgaaacatttccaaatagAAAGAATAGGCTTCAAATACAATCCAGAACATTGcacacagagaacaacagaagatactgtaaatacacGGCTCGTCTGAGCAGCCATTATGTACCGCAGCCAAGGGGTCGCAGAGCTGGAAGACCTGTCACGctctgtgttttgtctgctgTACTGTTcaactctctccttttctttggtTTGATAAGAATTGTATGAAGGTTTGATGAAGAACAGAAATTAAATGGCACAGATATAAGCCAAATAGAAGACCATCGATATCGAATCCACTCACCGCGACTCTACTCTTCTCTGTTCTGTGGTTGCGTGGTAACCTTTCTCTGTTCTGTGGTTGCGTTGTAACCTTTCTCTGTTCTGTGGTTGCGTGGTAACCTTTCTCTGTTCTGTGGTTGCGTGGTAACCTTTCTCTGTTCTGTGGTTGCGTGGTAACCTTTCTCTGTTCTGTGGTTGCGTGGTAACCTTTCTCTGTTCTGTGGTTGCGTGGTAACCTTTCTCTGTTCTGTGGTTGCGTGGTAACCTTTCTCTGTTCTGTGGTTGCGTGGTAACCTTTCTCTGTTCTGTGGTTGCGTGGTAACCTTTCTCTGTTCTGTGGTTGCGTTGTAACCTTTTTCTGTTCTGTGGTTGCGTGGTAACCTTTCTCTGTTCTGTGGTTGCGTGGTAACCTTTCTCTGTTCTGTGGTTGCGTGGTAACCTTTCTCTGTTCTGTGGTTGCGTGGTAACCTTTCTCTGTTCTGTGGTTGCGTTGTAACCTTTCTCTGTTCTGTGGTTGCGTGGTAACCTTTCTCTGTTCTGTGGTTGCGTGGTAACCTTTCTCTGTTCTGTGGTTGCGTGGTAACCTTTCTCTGTTCTGTGGTTGCGTGGTAACATTTCTCTTTTCCAATGTCTCCACCCTTCTCTTCCCCACTCTGAAGACTGATGCGGCTCCAAGAGAGTGATCATGAGGGTGTTCATGAGCTTGCCAGGTTTGCtacccccccatctctccaacTCCCCCCTTCCCATCGCTCTAAATCCCTTCTTCCCATATTTCTAAATCCCCTCTCCTCAGTACTCCAAGTCCCCTTTTCCTCATTTCACTGACTACCATCTCCCCTAATCTCTGTAACTTCCTTCACCACACCAACCTCCATTCCGCCCATCTCTCTAACTTCCCTTTCCTCGCTTTTATCATTAACTAACTCCCCTTTCCTCATATCACTAACTCccccctcatctctccatctcccctttTTCTACCTATACAACAACTTCTTCACCTGCAGGTAGTTGCCACACCTGGAGGAAAACCCACTTTTAACCTCTGACCCTTGAACTCACCCTCTCAACCTCTCCTTTTGCATTGTTGAGACGCATAGACTAAAGGAATGAACTAAAACGTTGTTTTCATCATGATGTAACCACaatgtcaatcaatcattcaCTAACAGGTACCTGAAGGATGATTCTAACAGCCTACTGATTTGGGTTCAGAGTTCAGATTCTGATCTAATCTTGATTCTAACCGTAAATGCGTTTTTACAGAATGCAGCTTAATCAAGAATCAAGATACTGGTGCTGTATACAGCTCGTGCTGTATGATCCAGTGTAGCGATGCAATGTGAGGTCACTGGCTAGCTAATCCTCTGGTTCTGTGGTCACAGTGTGGTCAAGGAGGAGGTCCCTGACAACGAACAGGAACGAGGCAACGAAGAGGCTGAGGGGGTACGTCTAACAAATATTCGGCGTATTtaggtgcgtgtgtgcgtgcgttttcCTTGGAGTCATGTTATGTTGACGTGTATTAACAGGATGACCACGTCAGCGAccatgaggaaggagaggaaatggagggagaggaggaggacgatgaaatggagggagaggagagctcTGAGGAGTCGGACTCTGAGGACCTCGATGAGAAAGGTGAAACACATGCACAGCCTTTGAGAAAGCCTTAAAAAAAGCCTCCTAAAGGGCCATGAGGAATGCCGACCGGGTCTTTTTCAAGCCCAACTATAACATCAAAGAACTTTTAATAAAAGAGCGCTAAATATAATTGAATAGTCCCATATAGCTActgggtgtgtgtatttgtggacAGAGAACTTCCAGGCGGACCTGGCCAACATCACGTGTGAGATCGCCATCAAGCAGAAGCTCATAGACGAGCTGGAGAACAGCCAGCGGCGTCTGCACACGCTCAAACAGCAGTACGAGCAGAAGCTGATGATGCTGCAGAGCAAGATCAGAGACACCCAGCTGGAGAGGGACAAGGTGCTTCACAACATGGGTAGGTATAGCAGAGGAGGTGCAGGAGAGGAGGTTCACGGcacgacagacacagagaaaatgGTGGGTGATTAATGAAGGTTGTACTTCATTTGTTTAGGTGCATTTTCCTCTGTCGTTAGACCTAGGAGTGAGTATGCCCAGCTGCTACCTAACAAAtcctaattttttttaacaacttggtgtgttttgagttaatctGTCTTTCATAATTTCttacttcacacacacattaccacaGGCTTCTTTATGTAAAACCCTGCACTTGTGCGGATGGATTCTGGAAGGTTCTATGTGACTGTGGCAACTGTTGCTTTAGAAACACAGAATGACTGACTGTTGGTCTTGTACGAAGTCTGAGCTGAGCTGTGTGTTTCCACCATGCTTGTGTTTAGCTGAGTTAGTTGTGTCTGCAGGCTCCGTGGAGACGTGCACAGAGGAGAAGGCCAAGAAGATCAAGTTAGAGTATGAGAAGAAGCTCAGCTCTATGAACAAGGAGATGCAGAAGCTCCAGTCAGCCCAGAAGGAACACGCACGCCTTCTGAAAAACCAATCGCAGTATGAGAAACAGCTGAAGAAACTGAACCAGGATGTGGCTGAGATGAAGAAAAcaaaggtaaagaaaacattgtgaATGGATGGGTGGGGTTTTGGATGACATGGGGCCAAGTAACAATTAAGTCCTAAGCAACTCTCAAGTCTTAACCTTCAAGTCTCCATTCAAGTCCCAAGTAATAAAGGCCAAGTCCCAGGTTCCACAGCTCAAGTCACAAGTCCCTAATTTTTGGTTTCAAGTCTTCAAGTCAATGGTTAAAACAAATTGTGTTGGAtgatctttttttgttgttgaattctTGAATTTGCTTAAATTAATCTAATATTATTCAGTAGGTTgtctgtatgtatttatgttttccattttcttcttggataaaaaacatgttttaatatgtaaggatgttaaaaacaaaacaaaaatgctgtcCACTTTGAAATAAAATACTAGGGGGGGCCATGCCAGACAATTGGAAAATATTACCAGAAAATCTGAAGAAATTAGGAGATGCCATGGGAATCTCATTGGTTAATGAGAAGAGAGGAACTTACTGTACGACCCTACATGAATCAGACTGTTGCTGAATtagtttgttttttcttcttatcAAGTCAAGTCTCAGTTCACAAAATGTGACTGGATTCGTACGCGGGTCCAAGTAATGTGACTCAAATCCACATCTCAGGTTATATGGAGGGCTCCATATTTTGGCAATGATTTTTATCTATGAGTAACATGAACACATTATTATGTGATATTTTTTTGGTATTTATCTGTGTCCAGAATGAAGTATATTTGAGATACAGTAGTTTCACAAGCCAAACTACCACCATGCTAGCTGTTCACTAAGACTTCAGTCATTGTGGTAACGCTAGGTAGCGTAAACTTTTTGATAGCAACCtcttttaaaatggaaataagaGACATTGACATTTAATCCAAGTGGATAAAGGGCCTCATTGCCAAACCCCTGAACTAACCCTTTAACGGCATGGAGGTTCTGAATGGGGGATGTATGCATGGATATACTGGTTGATTCCCTCGCTGACCAGTAAATACCATGTGTTGTGCTAGGTGAGTCTGATGCGCCAGATGAAGGAGCAACAGGAGAACAACAGAGCGTCAGAGTGCCGACGTAACAGAGAGATCGCTACTCTGAAGAAGGACCAGCGCAAACAGGAGGTAATGCTCCACGTGGACATGATGTGTGGAAAGTTGTGTTCAGGCACGTGACATCCCCACCTTGGGATCGATGTTGAATTCAACTGATATTATTTCCTGTCACTTCCAGCACCAGCTGAGACAGCTGGAAGCTCAGAAGAGGCAGCAGGAACTGATATTGCGCCGAAAGAATGAGGAGGTACAAAATTGTTGTTGTCGGACAAATTCAGGTGttgtttcaaaaaggttttctCCTTATTAAACATGGCACTACTGTTCTCCTTTTTAAAGGTGACAGCTTTGAGGAGACAGGTGAGGCCCGCCTCTGGAAAGGTGAACAGAAAGGTGAGCCTACCGGAGCCTCTCCAGGACCCGTCACACCGCGGCATCCCAGGCCGACCTCACTCTGCCGGGGCAACAGCCCCCAATGGCACACCGAGGTATGGATGACTGTGTATCAGCGCTGCCACGCTGAGTTCCTCAGTAATATCCTGCCCCCCGCTGTCTACTGATATCTGGTGTTTCCCACTAACCAGGAAGTACCCGGCCCGGATGGGCAGTGTCTACACCAACAGGACCGCCCGGGCTAAATGGCAGTCTCTGGAGAGACGGATCACCGACATCATCATGCAGAGGCTGACTATCTCCAACATGGAGGCTGAAATGAACCGCCTCCTCAAGGTAAAATTTATCTACTGGATTCCTGCCAGGCTGATCCAAGTATGGTTCTATGAGAATGAGACATTCATAATTGTTGCCATTTGGTGTAGAACAATAGTTCTCCTCCTTTTTGTAGTTTTTAGAAAGGCAATTCCGAAAGCGTTTTACCAGAACCATTTGACATTCCCTTCCTCCCGGCCCTCTTACAGCAACGTGAGGACTTGACCAAGCGAAGGGAGAAGGTGTCTCGTAAGAGGGAGAAGATCGCCACAGAGGGGACTGATGCGGACCGAAGCGTCCAGTCTCTGACCGAGGAGATGGATGCCCTGGCGGCCAATATTGACTACATCAACGACAGCATCGCTGACTGTCAGGCTAACATCATGCAGATGGAGGAAGCTAAGGTCAGCTggcaagagacagacagacaggcacagtaccagtcaaaagtttagactcattgtatgtatatattatgaTGTTTTGCAACGCAGGAGGAGGGAGACACGGTGGACGTTACCGCGGTGATCAGCGCCTGCAACCTATCAGAAGCCCGTTTCCTGCTTGATCACTTCCTGCACATGACCATTAACAAGGTGCCGACAGAATGACTGTTCCTAAGCTGTTTATCTGACAGCCTTCTGAATgttgtaaaattattttttaaattccaTTTCCGTGACTGAACGTTTATCCAGGGCCTGCAGGCGGCCCAGAAGGAGTCCCAGGTAAAGGTGATGGAGGGCCGACTGAAGCAGACGGAGATCAACAGCGCCACTCAGAACCAGCTGCTGTTCCACATGCTGAAGGAGAAGGCGGAACTGAACCCAGAGTTGGATGCTCTGCTGGGCAACGCGCTGCAAGGTAGGTCATGGGACACACTAATTCATCTTTTGGCTGCGCTTTATTTCGCAGTCCACTATTTGTTGCAGTGCTTAACATGTACTATTGACAAATCCTTTAAAGAAATAATTTTATATGAACACGTTCCTTTTTTCTGTGGTCTTTAAGCACTCGGactgtgaaataaaatgtcaacattttggtttgagtttggtttgatttattttctgtttttttttttctgtttgttcacGTTGAATTCAATCAGAGATAAGTTACCTAGTGGAGGGTAAGTAATAAACCAAAGATTTATTGGACTCAGACTGGTCTCCCTCAAAGCCCCTCCTCCCCCTAAAACTCCCCTTTAAGACTAACCTAAGATCCTAACATTGCCAGTAGGTGCATGAGGTGGTGTGTATCCCTCAGTCCCTTGACTCACTAACCCTGTGTGACCCTCCCCGTCCTCCTTTTGGATGACCAGCTCTTGTCCTTGGAACTGAGTACTAAGACTTAGCATTAGCTTACATACtgcccacccccccacccccccatgaAAACCTGTTCGGTACTACTACGACTCCAACTTCAAAGGAGTTGCCTTCTTTGAAACGGCCACGTCAGATGCATTGTACTAATGTTACGTATAGTATGCCGTGCTATTGACCACTGACCCCTGTTGTAATTGACCTCTGGCTTTTGAACTTTGAGCTCCCTTAGAGCTCCTTCAAATTCAGTCCGTTTTTTTTCGCTACTGCAGCATGAGAACACCGCGTGCACTTGCTTTTATTCCGACATCCAGACTGGACGCTGATTACCTCTTACAGTGGAAGACTGTGGAATACACTCGGAGTTGGTAGTCTCACCACCAGTCTGTTCAGCTAGCATACCAGTCAGTGCCGCTCCTTGTCATTCCCGGAAACACGTGGATAGAgatggtggaatgggagcttaaGACCGGGATATCCTGGCTACAGTGTTGGTGTTCGTCATGGGATATTTGACATTGTGAAGTGGAGCCAAAATCACTGCCCATTGGACCATGCAGGAGGCTTACTGTGAGCCCAGTATGACAGTGGTGTGAGGGCCCAGTATAACAGGGTGTTTTTCTCACCCTAAGCAGAAAATGGAGATGACAGCAGTAGTGACGAGTCCTCTACTCCCAGCCCAGCAACTGAGGGAAGGTAAAAAACAGTTAATCACTGGGGATATTAAATATTGGATAAAAAAATGTTAGTAATTAAATCAAACAATTGCTGATAACCCCTACAGTGGTCCATAGGTAGTCTGTCAGTGTATGAGTGACATGTGAATTGACCCTCCATTCTATGGTTTCAGTTCATTGGCCTCGGATCTCCTGAAGCTGTGTGGGGAGGCCAAACCTAGAAAGGTACTGTCACGTACAGTGGTCCACCAAAGCGTTTCTCAGAAAAGCCATGTTGATTACATTCACTTGACTCAAGTCGGTAACTGATGAAAACGGTAAAGACTGATGAGGTGCTGCTGTTCACAAAGCGCCATTTGCATGTGGATATTGTATGCGATGAAGGATCGACTCATTGATTGGTCGGACCAATCCCACTACCACAGGCGCGCAGAAGAACCACCACCCAGATGGAGCTGCTGTATGCTGGAAGTGGAGACTTTGACTCGTCCACTGGGGACTTCTCTGCCTCCCTGCTGCCTCTACCGATGGTCCAGGAGGGGTTGGGGGACATGGGGACAGCGGCAGCACTTCCTGGGGACAGGGAGCTCACCGGGCCCTCCTCGGCACTTACCACCAGGATGTCCAGCCTGTAAGCCCTTGCTTTAACATACACAGTAAACACCATCATTGATCTAGAGCATAATAGATTAAAGGTCAAACCTGTCATCTGTACTCATGTGCCTTTGATGGTTTAGGCTTCATATTGTAACAGCGTTTAATACTAttgaagaaacaaaatgcatgacAAGGATAGAAAGCTTTACGTTCTTTGCCCCTTTCCAATGTCTTGTTGTCCTTCAGTGCGTCGTCACTGGTCAGCGTGACCTGTCACTCAACCTGTTCTTCTGCCCGTGTAGTTCAGGAGTCCGCCCCGCCGCGGGAACTGAGAGGAGACCTTCAGAGCGTTCGCCTCAGACGCGCAGGAGGATGCTGGAGAAAGGGACACATGCCCCTGTCGACCCCAGGGGTCACCCGTCGAGAGAGACCAAGGGGCACGCACACACTCCCATCGGCGTGCCTGCGGCCATAGAGAAGGGCCCTGACGTCAAACCAGCGTGAGAGATGATATTACACACTAACGAACGACGTTCGCCTCACGTTTGGTGTTCATGCGAGGTTCCTGTGGGTAATAGTAGCACTTTGTGTTTCAGGTTGGAAGATCTAACTATATACGAAGGACAACGGTATGTGAATTAACTGTATGTCTCCCAATATGCTACACATCTAATGACCCAACTATATCCTAATAatctaaaaaaattatatatatataaaaaatacatatccAAGCATTGTCTTAACAACGTCCCAGCGGTGTCTTTAAGAGAGTCTCAACTGTGTCCTCACCACTACTGACAGTGTCTTGTGTCCTGGCTATAGAGGGGTGATCAACCCTGTGCCAGCCCCTAAAAGCGGCCGTACGGCCAGGCTACAATGTGTCTACATGGCAGAGGGAcacaccaaaccggtcatgtgTGTCGACTGCACTAACGACTTGCTCTTCACCGGATCTAAAGGTACAGCTCTGTCGTTTAAAATCAACCCATGACCTCTTCATCAGTCATCACATTCGGCAATACCTCCACTTAGGGTTATGGTGGGATTCATGTTGTTTCAGACTAATTGGAAACGTGTTAtaactcctgtgtgtgtgtgtgtgtgtgtgtgtgtgcatgcgcgcgTGCAGATCGTACGTGTAAGGTGTGGAACCTGGTTACCGGTCAGGAGATCATGTCTCTGAGTGGTCATCCCAGCAGTGTGGTCTCCGTGAGGTACTGTTCCAGCCTGGTCTTCACCGTCTCCACCTCCTACATCAAGGTGTGGGACATCCGAGACTCCGCCAAGTGCATACGCACCCTCACGTGAGTGTCCATGGAGTACATCTGAAAACCTCTGTTATTTTCAAAGATTGAGTTGAGGAATGCCGGTTCCTTATTCGGCACATCCTAGGACATTCTAGAGAACTCAAAAAtagatgggggaaaaaaagaggtGCTATTTGAAAAAACGAGTTTTCCATTCACATGGAGTTGATGGCTATGTGCGCGTGCGTATGTGTTCAGGTCGTCTGGCCAGGTGAACGTAGGGGACAGCTGTGTTTCTCTGCGGTCCCTGACAATCCCTCCTGGAGAGAACCAGATCAACCAGATCTCTCTGAACCCCACTGGGTCTTACTTGTACTCGGCCTCGGGCAACTCAGTCCGCATGTGGGACCTCAGAAAGTAAGTACTTCTATTGCAATCTCCAAATGGTCTTTGGGCAGATGTGCCTATCCAGAGCCAATTACAGGTGAAATTTAAGTGAGGTGCATGGCTCAAGGGCACGTCTGCAGATTTTTCACCTAGTCGGTTCAGGGATTTGAATGACGCTGTTAGCACTAGGCTAACTGCCACCAGTATTATCAATACGACTTGAGCTTCCATACAAAGACAGCTGAAGAAAGTGCAATATTTGTTCAAAATAGTGTAAAATATTTAGTAGTTATTATTTTCCAAATCTTTACTGAACAGGTGAAGACCTGTAATGAAGATGGGGGCATGGTATGATGGAGACAGATTTATTGAACCCCTAAACATGCACCCTGACCATTAAACCCCTTAACCCCCAGGTTTGTTTCGACGGGAAAGCTGACCGGTCACCTGGGTCCGGTCATGTGTCTCACCGTCGACCAGATGAGCAACGGCCAAGACGTGGTCTTGACGGGCTCCAAGGACCACAGCCTGAAGGTGTTTGAGGTGACAGAGGGGGCCCAGGGCAGTATCGTGGCCTGTCACAACT from the Esox lucius isolate fEsoLuc1 chromosome 23, fEsoLuc1.pri, whole genome shotgun sequence genome contains:
- the LOC105028205 gene encoding kinesin-like protein KIF21A isoform X3, whose translation is MSGLDESSVRVALRIRPQLAREKIEGCHICTYCMPAEPQVMLGKDKAFTYDYVFDMDSQQDSIYTHCTEKLIEGCFEGYNATIFAYGQTGSGKTYTMGTGFDVNISEEELGIIPRAVSHLFRGIEERRQAATEQGKPVPEFKINAQFLELYNEEVLDLFDSTRDMDGKRQKSTIKIHEDANGGIYTVGVTTRTVTSEAEMMQCLKLGALSRTTASTQMNVQSSRSHAIFTIHLCQVRVCAPDDSESNETDNRLTNGSPEMNSEFETLTAKFHFVDLAGSERLKRTGATGDRAKEGISINCGLLALGNVISALGDRSKRSTHVPYRDSKLTRLLQDSLGGNSQTVMIACISPSDRDFMETLSTLKYANRARNIRNRVVVNQDKASQQISALRTEIARLQMELMEYKTGKRMVGEDGMESVNDMVHENSMLQTENSNLRIRVKAMQETIDAQRARLTHYLSDQANQVLAKAGEGSEEIGNMIENYIKEIEELRAKLLESESVNENLRKNLSRANTRSSLYGGGGSFSSAHLAPEREASDIIEMAKKDLEKLRKKERKKKKRLMRLQESDHEGVHELASVVKEEVPDNEQERGNEEAEGDDHVSDHEEGEEMEGEEEDDEMEGEESSEESDSEDLDEKENFQADLANITCEIAIKQKLIDELENSQRRLHTLKQQYEQKLMMLQSKIRDTQLERDKVLHNMGAFSSVVRPRSSVETCTEEKAKKIKLEYEKKLSSMNKEMQKLQSAQKEHARLLKNQSQYEKQLKKLNQDVAEMKKTKVSLMRQMKEQQENNRASECRRNREIATLKKDQRKQEHQLRQLEAQKRQQELILRRKNEEVTALRRQVRPASGKVNRKVSLPEPLQDPSHRGIPGRPHSAGATAPNGTPRKYPARMGSVYTNRTARAKWQSLERRITDIIMQRLTISNMEAEMNRLLKQREDLTKRREKVSRKREKIATEGTDADRSVQSLTEEMDALAANIDYINDSIADCQANIMQMEEAKEEGDTVDVTAVISACNLSEARFLLDHFLHMTINKGLQAAQKESQVKVMEGRLKQTEINSATQNQLLFHMLKEKAELNPELDALLGNALQAENGDDSSSDESSTPSPATEGSSLASDLLKLCGEAKPRKARRRTTTQMELLYAGSGDFDSSTGDFSASLLPLPMVQEGLGDMGTAAALPGDRELTGPSSALTTRMSSLSGVRPAAGTERRPSERSPQTRRRMLEKGTHAPVDPRGHPSRETKGHAHTPIGVPAAIEKGPDVKPALEDLTIYEGQRGVINPVPAPKSGRTARLQCVYMAEGHTKPVMCVDCTNDLLFTGSKDRTCKVWNLVTGQEIMSLSGHPSSVVSVRYCSSLVFTVSTSYIKVWDIRDSAKCIRTLTSSGQVNVGDSCVSLRSLTIPPGENQINQISLNPTGSYLYSASGNSVRMWDLRKFVSTGKLTGHLGPVMCLTVDQMSNGQDVVLTGSKDHSLKVFEVTEGAQGSIVACHNFEPSHHECIDSLAIQGDNLYSGSRDYCIKKWDLSRKRLVQQVVSAHFDWVSALGMVPGSQVVLSADRGGVLKLWHADTLEPLGELRGHDSPVNGMATNNSQLFTASDDKTVKIWQVKGSLEDGIY